Proteins found in one Amycolatopsis aidingensis genomic segment:
- a CDS encoding MMPL family transporter: MATFLYRLGRFSFRRRKLVAGIWIAILAAFGVGALTLSGQLTNSISIPGTESQQAIDHLSERFPQAAAGGGTARVVMAAPEGETVADPANRAAIEQVVNRLRDAPEVANVADPFQAKAISPDGSVALAQVSYQVMGFELSEADREALLSAAEPGRAAGLQVEFGGDAVQGMPETQPTEVIGVVVAAVVLLITFGSLIAAGLPLLTALIGVGVGMAGIMVTSGFAELNSNTPILALMIGLAVGIDYALFIVSRYRHELSVGRDPEQAAGRAAGTAGSAVVFAGLTVIVALAGLVVVGIPFLGEMGIAAAATVAIAVLIALTLLPAVLGFAGKRILGGRIPGLRNREDSGKPTLGQRWATLVARRRVPVLLAALAGLVVVAIPATDMQLGLPNDSNAAPEDTRHQAYELVSESFGEGANGPLTVVIDTGDAATAQQAALQAAQRINGLDDVANVAPPTVNPQGNTALLTVIPQSGPSSQATEDLVADIRDQAGPLRSATGADLSVTGQTAMNIDVSEKLADALLPYLALIVGLAFILLMLVFRSIIVPLKATIGFLGSVAATFGAVVAVFQWGWLTDLFGVESTGPIMSMLPILLIGVLFGLAMDYQVFLVTRMREEHVHGAAPDQAMITGFRHGSRVVVAAALIMISVFAGFVLSDESLIQSIGFALAFGVAVDAFVIRMTIVPALMSLLGRGAWWIPRWLNRLLPNVDVEGEKLTAALDGDTDPERRDLQPAPG, encoded by the coding sequence GTGGCCACCTTCCTCTACCGGCTCGGCCGGTTCTCCTTCCGGCGGCGCAAGCTCGTCGCGGGGATCTGGATCGCGATCCTGGCCGCCTTCGGTGTGGGCGCGCTCACCCTGTCCGGCCAGCTGACCAACTCGATCTCGATCCCTGGTACCGAGTCCCAGCAGGCGATCGACCACCTCTCCGAGCGCTTCCCGCAGGCCGCGGCAGGCGGCGGAACCGCGCGGGTGGTCATGGCAGCCCCGGAGGGAGAGACCGTCGCCGACCCGGCCAACCGCGCGGCCATCGAGCAGGTGGTGAACCGGCTACGCGACGCTCCCGAGGTGGCGAACGTCGCGGATCCGTTCCAGGCCAAGGCGATCTCCCCGGACGGCAGCGTGGCACTCGCCCAGGTGAGCTACCAGGTCATGGGCTTCGAGCTGTCCGAGGCCGACCGCGAGGCGCTGCTGTCCGCGGCCGAACCAGGACGCGCGGCCGGACTACAGGTCGAGTTCGGCGGGGACGCCGTCCAGGGTATGCCGGAAACCCAGCCCACCGAGGTGATCGGGGTCGTGGTCGCGGCCGTGGTGTTGCTGATCACCTTCGGCTCGCTGATCGCGGCGGGCCTGCCGCTGCTGACCGCGCTGATCGGGGTCGGCGTCGGGATGGCCGGGATCATGGTCACCTCGGGCTTCGCCGAGCTGAACTCCAACACCCCGATCCTCGCGCTGATGATCGGGCTCGCGGTCGGTATCGACTACGCGCTGTTCATCGTCTCCCGGTACCGGCACGAGCTGAGCGTCGGCCGGGACCCCGAGCAGGCCGCGGGCCGCGCCGCGGGCACCGCGGGCTCAGCCGTGGTGTTCGCCGGGCTGACCGTCATCGTGGCGCTGGCCGGGCTCGTCGTGGTGGGCATTCCGTTCCTCGGCGAGATGGGAATCGCGGCGGCGGCCACCGTGGCCATCGCAGTGCTGATCGCGCTCACCCTGCTGCCCGCGGTGCTCGGTTTCGCCGGCAAGCGGATACTCGGCGGCCGCATCCCGGGCCTGCGCAACCGGGAGGACTCCGGCAAGCCGACCCTGGGACAGCGCTGGGCGACGCTGGTCGCGCGGCGCAGGGTCCCGGTACTGCTCGCGGCGCTGGCCGGACTGGTGGTCGTCGCGATCCCGGCCACCGATATGCAACTCGGCCTGCCCAATGACAGCAACGCCGCGCCGGAGGACACCCGGCACCAGGCCTACGAGCTGGTCAGCGAGTCCTTCGGGGAAGGCGCCAACGGGCCGCTGACGGTGGTCATCGACACCGGCGACGCGGCCACCGCTCAGCAGGCCGCCCTGCAGGCCGCGCAGCGGATCAACGGCCTGGACGATGTCGCCAACGTGGCCCCGCCGACGGTCAACCCGCAGGGCAACACCGCGCTGCTCACCGTGATCCCGCAGAGCGGGCCGAGCAGCCAGGCGACCGAGGACCTCGTCGCCGACATCCGCGACCAGGCAGGGCCGCTGCGCTCGGCCACCGGTGCGGACCTCTCGGTCACCGGCCAGACCGCGATGAACATCGACGTCTCGGAGAAGCTGGCCGACGCACTGCTGCCCTACCTCGCCCTGATCGTCGGCCTGGCGTTCATCCTGCTGATGCTGGTGTTCCGCTCGATCATCGTGCCGCTGAAGGCCACCATCGGCTTCCTCGGCTCGGTCGCGGCCACCTTCGGCGCCGTGGTCGCGGTGTTCCAGTGGGGCTGGCTGACCGACCTGTTCGGGGTCGAGTCCACCGGGCCGATCATGAGCATGCTGCCGATCCTGCTGATCGGGGTACTGTTCGGCCTCGCCATGGACTACCAGGTGTTCCTAGTCACCAGGATGCGCGAGGAGCACGTGCACGGCGCCGCGCCGGACCAGGCGATGATCACCGGGTTCCGGCACGGGTCGCGGGTGGTCGTGGCCGCCGCGCTGATCATGATCAGCGTGTTCGCCGGCTTCGTGCTCTCCGACGAGTCACTGATCCAGTCGATCGGCTTCGCGCTGGCCTTCGGCGTGGCGGTGGACGCCTTCGTGATCCGGATGACCATCGTGCCCGCGCTGATGTCCCTGCTCGGCAGGGGAGCCTGGTGGATCCCCCGCTGGCTGAACCGGCTGCTGCCGAATGTGGACGTCGAGGGTGAGAAGCTCACCGCGGCGCTGGACGGGGACACCGACCCCGAGCGCAGGGACCTCCAGCCCGCGCCTGGCTAG
- the hisB gene encoding imidazoleglycerol-phosphate dehydratase HisB — MSRIGRVERTTKESSIRIEVDLDGTGQVEVSTGVPFYDHMLHSFGVHGSLDLRIEAEGDVHIDAHHTVEDTAIVLGTAIREALGEKKGIRRFGDAWIPMDETLAHAAIDVSGRPYCVHLGEPEQFGTFTIGGNYPFVLTRHVFESLSFHAGIALHVRVLHGRDPHHIAEAQYKAVARALRAATEPDPRAGGVPSTKGVL, encoded by the coding sequence GTGAGCCGGATCGGCAGGGTGGAGCGAACCACCAAGGAGTCCTCGATCCGGATCGAGGTCGATCTGGACGGAACCGGGCAGGTCGAGGTGAGCACCGGGGTGCCGTTCTACGACCACATGCTGCATTCCTTCGGCGTGCACGGCTCGCTGGACCTGCGGATCGAGGCCGAAGGGGATGTGCACATCGACGCGCACCACACGGTGGAGGACACCGCGATCGTGCTCGGCACGGCGATCCGCGAGGCGCTCGGCGAGAAGAAGGGGATCCGGCGTTTCGGCGACGCCTGGATCCCGATGGACGAGACCCTGGCGCATGCCGCGATCGACGTCTCCGGCAGGCCGTACTGCGTGCACCTCGGCGAGCCGGAGCAGTTCGGCACCTTCACCATCGGCGGGAACTACCCGTTCGTGCTCACCAGGCACGTGTTCGAAAGCCTGAGCTTCCACGCGGGGATCGCGCTGCACGTGCGGGTGCTGCACGGCCGCGACCCGCACCATATCGCCGAGGCACAGTACAAGGCGGTGGCAAGGGCGCTGCGCGCCGCGACCGAACCGGACCCGCGTGCCGGCGGCGTCCCGTCCACGAAGGGTGTGCTCTGA
- a CDS encoding histidinol-phosphate transaminase: protein MNGDEVTLDELPLRDDLRGRTPYGAPQLDVPVRLNTNENPYPPPAELVEDVTAAVRQAAAGLHRYPDRDAVELRRDLASYLSGATGVALTERNLWAANGSNEILQQLLQAFGGTGRTALGFEPSYSMHPIIAAGTRTEWLPAPRRPDFTLDPGRAAEIVAERAPDVVFLTSPNNPTGGSVPLPELEPVLRAAPGIVVVDEAYAEFSAQPSAVRLLADHPAKLIVSRTMSKAFAFAGGRVGYLAAAPAIVDALQLVRLPYHLSVLTQAAARAALRHAEATLASVARLAAERDRVAEELRGLGFAPVPSDANFVLFGPFADASASWRSYVDNGVLIRDVGIEGHLRVTIGTPEENDAFLAASKEVPR from the coding sequence ATGAACGGCGACGAGGTGACCCTGGACGAGCTGCCGCTGCGGGATGACCTGCGCGGCCGCACCCCGTACGGCGCCCCGCAGCTGGACGTGCCGGTCCGGCTGAACACCAACGAGAACCCGTATCCTCCGCCTGCCGAGCTGGTCGAGGACGTGACCGCGGCGGTGCGGCAGGCCGCCGCGGGGCTGCACCGCTACCCGGACCGGGACGCCGTGGAGCTGCGCAGGGACCTGGCGAGCTACCTCTCCGGGGCCACCGGCGTCGCGCTGACCGAGCGGAACCTGTGGGCGGCCAACGGTTCCAACGAGATCCTGCAACAGCTGCTGCAGGCCTTCGGCGGGACGGGGCGCACCGCGCTGGGCTTCGAGCCCTCCTACTCGATGCACCCGATCATCGCGGCCGGGACGCGCACCGAGTGGCTGCCGGCCCCGCGCAGGCCGGACTTCACCCTGGACCCCGGCCGGGCCGCGGAGATCGTCGCCGAGCGTGCGCCGGACGTGGTGTTCCTGACCAGTCCGAACAACCCGACCGGTGGCTCCGTCCCGCTGCCCGAGCTGGAACCGGTGCTGCGCGCCGCACCGGGGATCGTGGTGGTGGACGAGGCCTACGCGGAGTTCTCCGCGCAACCGAGTGCGGTGCGGCTGCTCGCGGACCACCCGGCCAAGCTGATCGTCTCCAGGACGATGAGCAAGGCCTTCGCCTTCGCGGGCGGTCGGGTCGGCTATCTCGCCGCCGCGCCCGCGATCGTGGACGCGCTGCAACTCGTGCGGCTGCCGTACCACCTCTCGGTGCTGACCCAGGCGGCCGCGCGCGCCGCGCTCCGGCACGCCGAAGCCACCCTGGCCTCGGTCGCCCGGCTGGCCGCGGAACGTGACCGGGTGGCCGAGGAGCTGCGGGGACTGGGTTTCGCCCCGGTGCCCAGCGATGCCAACTTCGTGCTGTTCGGGCCGTTCGCCGACGCTTCCGCGTCCTGGAGGTCTTATGTGGACAATGGGGTGCTGATCAGGGATGTCGGTATCGAGGGTCACCTGCGGGTGACCATCGGCACCCCCGAGGAGAATGACGCGTTCCTGGCTGCGAGCAAGGAGGTCCCGCGGTGA
- the hisD gene encoding histidinol dehydrogenase — MLNRTDLRGRVPSPAELRATLPRAEVDVDVALHQVRPVVEAVRDRGVPAVLEFTERFDGVRPGGVRVPAAELERALAELDPAVRAALEESIARARLVHADQRRADVTTQVTAGGMVTERWVPVGRVGLYAPGGLAVYPSSVVMNVVPAQVAGVGSLVVCSPPQAEFGGLPHPTILAAAALLGVDEVWAVGGAQAVALLAYGGTDTDGSPLEPVDQVTGPGNIYLTAAKRMLRGLIGIDSEAGPTEIAILADETADPVHVAADLISQAEHDTLAASVLVTTSEALADAVDAELARRVAATKHTERVTEALRGKQSGIVLVSTVDDGLRVVDAYAAEHLEIQTADARALAARVRNAGAVFVGPYSPVSLGDYCAGSNHVLPTGGFARHSSGLSVQSFLRGIHVVDYSAEALREVAGKVVALAEAEDLPAHGEAVTARFPEGGR; from the coding sequence ATGCTGAATCGCACCGACCTGCGGGGTCGCGTCCCCTCGCCAGCCGAACTGCGCGCCACGTTGCCGCGCGCCGAGGTCGATGTGGACGTCGCACTGCATCAGGTGCGGCCGGTGGTGGAGGCGGTGCGTGACCGCGGGGTACCCGCCGTGCTGGAGTTCACCGAGCGGTTCGACGGGGTGCGCCCCGGCGGGGTGCGGGTGCCGGCCGCGGAGCTGGAACGGGCGCTGGCCGAGCTGGACCCCGCGGTGCGCGCGGCGCTGGAGGAGTCGATCGCGCGGGCCAGGCTGGTGCACGCCGACCAGCGTCGCGCCGATGTCACCACCCAGGTGACCGCGGGTGGCATGGTGACCGAGCGCTGGGTGCCGGTGGGCAGGGTGGGGCTGTACGCCCCCGGCGGGCTGGCGGTGTACCCCTCCAGCGTGGTGATGAACGTGGTGCCCGCGCAGGTCGCGGGGGTGGGTTCGCTGGTGGTGTGCTCTCCGCCGCAGGCCGAGTTCGGTGGGCTGCCGCACCCGACCATCCTGGCCGCCGCCGCGCTGCTGGGCGTGGACGAGGTGTGGGCGGTCGGCGGGGCGCAGGCCGTGGCGCTGCTGGCCTACGGCGGCACCGACACCGACGGCAGCCCGCTGGAGCCGGTCGACCAGGTGACCGGGCCGGGCAACATCTACCTGACCGCGGCGAAGCGGATGCTGCGCGGGCTGATCGGGATCGACTCCGAGGCCGGGCCCACCGAGATCGCGATCCTCGCGGACGAGACCGCCGATCCGGTACACGTCGCCGCCGACCTGATCAGCCAGGCCGAGCACGACACCCTGGCGGCCAGCGTGCTGGTCACCACCTCCGAGGCGCTGGCCGACGCGGTGGACGCCGAGCTCGCGCGCCGGGTCGCGGCCACCAAGCACACCGAGCGGGTGACCGAAGCGCTGCGCGGCAAGCAGTCCGGCATCGTCCTGGTGTCCACTGTGGATGACGGATTGCGGGTGGTGGACGCCTACGCGGCCGAGCACCTCGAGATCCAGACCGCCGACGCGAGGGCCCTGGCCGCCAGGGTGCGCAACGCCGGTGCCGTGTTCGTCGGGCCCTACTCCCCGGTCTCCCTCGGCGACTACTGCGCCGGGTCCAACCACGTGCTGCCAACCGGCGGGTTCGCCAGGCACTCCTCGGGGCTGTCGGTGCAGAGCTTTCTGCGCGGCATCCACGTGGTGGACTACAGCGCGGAGGCGCTGCGCGAGGTGGCGGGCAAGGTGGTCGCGCTCGCCGAGGCCGAGGACCTCCCCGCGCACGGCGAGGCCGTGACCGCCCGGTTCCCGGAGGGCGGCCGATGA